From Salinicoccus roseus, one genomic window encodes:
- the queA gene encoding tRNA preQ1(34) S-adenosylmethionine ribosyltransferase-isomerase QueA has protein sequence MKLEEFDFELPESLIAQTPLKDRAQSRLLGLNKADGTVSDGKFEDIVKYLNPGDALVLNDTKVLPARLFGVKRETGAKVEMLLLKPIEGGYEVLIRPARKVKKGTEIDFGDGLLKAVCTGTFDEGIRHVSLHHEGLLENVLDELGEMPLPPYIKETLEDKDRYQTVYAKNTGSAAAPTAGLHFTEALLERIRAQGVHIAYITLHVGLGTFRPVSAENIEDHKMHSEFYIMNRETADVLNEVRENGGKVVSVGTTSTRTLETIMRDHGRFEEASGFTDIFIYPGFQYRAVDALITNFHLPKSSLMMLVSAFSDKDAIMKAYQHAIDEKYRFFSFGDAMIIYEDEE, from the coding sequence TTGAAACTCGAGGAATTTGATTTTGAGCTGCCTGAATCACTCATTGCCCAGACACCTCTGAAAGACCGGGCACAGAGCAGGCTGCTCGGCCTGAATAAGGCGGATGGTACTGTATCGGACGGGAAGTTCGAGGATATTGTGAAGTATCTCAACCCGGGTGATGCACTGGTGCTCAATGATACGAAAGTACTGCCGGCGAGGCTCTTTGGTGTGAAGCGTGAGACGGGTGCCAAAGTGGAGATGCTGCTGCTCAAACCGATCGAAGGCGGGTATGAAGTGCTCATCCGTCCGGCCAGAAAGGTCAAGAAGGGGACGGAGATCGACTTCGGCGATGGTCTCCTGAAGGCAGTATGCACCGGCACATTCGATGAGGGCATCAGACATGTCAGCCTCCACCACGAAGGGCTGCTCGAGAATGTCCTGGATGAGCTCGGTGAGATGCCGCTGCCGCCATACATCAAGGAAACATTGGAGGATAAGGACCGGTACCAGACGGTCTATGCAAAAAATACGGGGTCCGCTGCCGCGCCGACGGCTGGGCTTCATTTTACTGAAGCGCTGCTCGAGCGCATCAGGGCGCAGGGTGTACATATCGCCTATATCACCCTGCATGTGGGCCTCGGCACATTCAGGCCCGTCAGTGCTGAGAACATCGAGGACCATAAGATGCACTCCGAATTCTATATCATGAACCGGGAGACGGCGGATGTACTCAATGAAGTCCGGGAAAATGGAGGAAAAGTGGTCAGTGTCGGTACGACGAGTACGCGGACATTGGAGACGATCATGAGGGATCATGGCAGGTTCGAAGAGGCGAGCGGCTTTACGGACATTTTCATCTATCCGGGCTTCCAGTACAGGGCCGTTGATGCGCTGATCACGAACTTCCACCTTCCGAAATCCTCCCTGATGATGCTGGTGAGCGCCTTCAGCGACAAGGATGCGATAATGAAGGCATACCAGCACGCGATTGATGAGAAGTACCGGTTCTTCAGCTTTGGAGACGCGATGATAATATATGAGGATGAAGAATAG
- the ruvA gene encoding Holliday junction branch migration protein RuvA, giving the protein MYQYIVGVLKEVEPQYITVETNGIGYLIMVPNPFRFEHNKENEVKIHTELIVREDSHTLYGFNSRDEKILFRSLLQVTGIGPKSAMAILAASTPDEIIRAIETEDEKYMQKFPGVGKKTASQIILDLKGKLGHVDASPESPDVDGNDHFISEALLALEALGYSRRELKRIEKHLGNESFGSVDEAVKRGLKYLVQ; this is encoded by the coding sequence ATGTATCAGTATATTGTTGGTGTTTTGAAGGAAGTGGAGCCGCAGTATATCACTGTGGAGACGAATGGGATCGGATACCTGATCATGGTTCCGAATCCTTTTCGCTTTGAGCATAATAAGGAGAACGAAGTGAAGATCCACACGGAACTGATCGTAAGGGAGGATAGCCATACGCTCTATGGCTTCAACTCGAGGGATGAAAAGATCCTCTTCAGGTCGCTGCTGCAGGTCACGGGCATCGGCCCGAAGAGTGCAATGGCAATTCTGGCAGCCTCCACCCCGGATGAAATCATCCGGGCGATCGAAACCGAAGATGAGAAGTATATGCAGAAGTTCCCGGGTGTCGGCAAGAAGACGGCCAGCCAGATCATCCTTGATTTGAAAGGCAAGCTCGGACATGTGGATGCTTCACCCGAGTCGCCTGATGTGGATGGCAATGACCACTTCATCAGCGAAGCCCTGCTCGCCCTGGAGGCGCTCGGCTACAGCAGACGTGAGCTCAAGCGCATTGAGAAGCATCTGGGCAATGAATCTTTCGGTTCTGTGGACGAAGCAGTAAAAAGAGGGCTTAAATACCTAGTTCAGTAA
- the obgE gene encoding GTPase ObgE: MFIDQVDIYLKAGDGGNGLVAYRREKYVPLGGPSGGDGGNGADIIFEVDEGLRTLMDFRYQRHFKAKRGENGMNSNAHGKNSEPMVLKVPPGTIVKRKDTGETLADLVQHGARAVVAKGGRGGRGNSRFASSRNPAPDFAENGEPGEELDVVMELKLLADVGLVGFPSVGKSTILSAVSKAKPKTGDYPFTTIKPNLGVVETGDGRSFVMADLPGLIEGASEGTGLGHQFLRHVERTKVIVHVIDIGGLEGRDAVEDYRIIRNEMGLYNENLLKRPEIIVLNKVDLVEDEAVFDRFTEAVGGDKEIFRISAATRENLDTVLYRVADLLEETSEVEEVIEETDHRVVYRHEKDPDTFEISRDDDGAYVVSGDAIERMFKMTDFNRDAAVRRFARQMRSMGIDDALRERGIQTGDTVRILGGEFEFVE, encoded by the coding sequence ATGTTTATAGATCAGGTAGATATATACTTAAAAGCCGGCGATGGCGGGAATGGCCTTGTCGCATACAGACGTGAGAAGTATGTGCCGCTGGGCGGACCTTCCGGCGGTGATGGCGGCAATGGTGCGGACATCATATTCGAAGTCGATGAGGGACTCAGGACACTGATGGATTTCCGTTACCAGCGCCATTTCAAGGCGAAGCGCGGCGAGAATGGGATGAATTCAAATGCACACGGTAAAAATAGTGAGCCGATGGTGCTGAAAGTGCCGCCAGGCACCATTGTCAAAAGGAAGGATACCGGCGAAACGCTTGCGGACCTTGTACAGCATGGCGCGCGCGCAGTCGTGGCAAAAGGCGGACGCGGGGGACGCGGCAATTCAAGATTTGCCTCCTCCCGGAATCCTGCGCCGGATTTTGCCGAAAATGGTGAACCGGGTGAAGAGCTCGATGTGGTCATGGAGCTCAAACTCCTCGCGGATGTAGGGCTTGTCGGCTTCCCGAGTGTAGGGAAGTCCACGATACTCAGCGCAGTGTCGAAAGCGAAGCCGAAGACGGGCGACTACCCATTCACAACCATCAAGCCGAACCTCGGTGTGGTTGAAACCGGAGACGGGCGTTCGTTTGTGATGGCAGACCTGCCTGGGCTGATCGAAGGGGCTTCCGAAGGTACGGGTCTTGGACATCAGTTCCTGCGCCACGTCGAGAGGACGAAGGTCATCGTCCATGTCATCGACATCGGCGGGCTTGAAGGAAGGGATGCAGTCGAAGACTACAGGATCATCCGCAATGAGATGGGCCTATATAATGAAAACCTCCTGAAGCGTCCTGAAATCATAGTGCTGAACAAGGTCGACCTGGTGGAGGATGAAGCGGTCTTCGACCGTTTCACTGAAGCGGTAGGCGGAGATAAGGAGATCTTCAGAATATCTGCAGCGACGAGAGAGAACCTGGATACGGTACTATACAGGGTTGCAGATCTGCTCGAAGAGACATCTGAAGTGGAGGAAGTCATAGAGGAGACGGACCACCGTGTGGTCTATCGTCACGAGAAGGATCCGGATACATTCGAGATCAGCCGTGATGATGATGGTGCATATGTCGTCTCCGGGGATGCCATAGAGCGCATGTTCAAGATGACGGACTTCAACCGTGATGCTGCTGTCAGGAGATTCGCCAGACAGATGCGTTCCATGGGCATTGATGATGCGCTCAGGGAGCGCGGCATCCAGACCGGTGATACTGTAAGGATACTCGGCGGAGAATTTGAATTCGTAGAATGA
- the ruvB gene encoding Holliday junction branch migration DNA helicase RuvB yields the protein MDDRILDEGKQQNEEHLEMSLRPEYLHQYIGQQTLKNNLNVFIEAARIREEALDHVILHGPPGLGKTTLSNIIANELGVNIRTTSGPAIERAGDLAAILSSLEMGDVLFIDEIHRLPRAVEEILYSAMEDFFLDVVIGKGEEARSIRIDLPPFTLVGATTRFGSLSAPLRDRFGVQLRLEYYDVDSLVTIVNRTADIFEVAIDDDSAMELARRSRGTPRIANRLLRRVRDFSIVKKEPSITLETTNHALKVLEVDPSGLDPIDHKIMNTILDTYGGGPVGLETVAVSIGEEVITLLDVYEPYLIQQGFLERTPRGRKATAKSYDYFNGKSQMDIFRNEE from the coding sequence ATGGATGATCGCATTTTAGATGAAGGAAAGCAGCAGAATGAAGAGCATTTGGAAATGTCGCTCCGGCCGGAATATCTGCACCAGTATATCGGCCAGCAGACATTGAAGAATAACCTGAACGTATTCATAGAAGCTGCGCGGATCAGGGAAGAGGCGCTGGACCACGTCATTCTGCACGGTCCTCCGGGACTCGGCAAGACGACGCTGTCGAACATCATCGCCAATGAGCTCGGTGTGAACATACGGACGACTTCCGGGCCGGCAATCGAACGTGCCGGGGATCTTGCGGCGATTCTATCGAGCCTTGAGATGGGGGACGTCCTGTTCATCGACGAGATCCACCGGCTTCCCCGGGCTGTGGAGGAGATCCTCTATTCTGCAATGGAGGACTTCTTCCTTGATGTCGTCATCGGCAAGGGGGAGGAAGCGAGGAGCATCCGGATCGACCTGCCGCCATTCACACTGGTGGGGGCGACGACACGCTTCGGCAGCCTCTCCGCACCGCTCCGTGACCGTTTCGGCGTCCAGCTGAGGCTCGAATACTATGATGTCGACAGCCTGGTCACCATCGTCAACCGTACAGCGGACATATTTGAAGTCGCCATCGACGATGACAGTGCAATGGAACTTGCCAGACGTTCACGCGGCACGCCGCGGATCGCCAACCGGCTGCTCAGGCGTGTCCGGGACTTTTCGATCGTGAAGAAGGAGCCGTCCATCACCCTCGAGACGACGAACCATGCGCTGAAGGTGCTGGAAGTCGACCCGAGCGGGCTGGACCCGATCGACCACAAGATCATGAATACGATTCTCGATACCTACGGCGGCGGGCCGGTGGGCCTTGAAACCGTGGCTGTGTCGATTGGTGAGGAAGTCATCACACTGCTGGATGTGTATGAACCGTACCTGATCCAGCAGGGGTTCCTCGAACGGACACCGAGAGGCCGGAAGGCCACAGCAAAAAGCTACGACTACTTTAATGGAAAATCACAGATGGATATATTCAGAAATGAGGAATAG